In Arachis stenosperma cultivar V10309 chromosome 1, arast.V10309.gnm1.PFL2, whole genome shotgun sequence, one DNA window encodes the following:
- the LOC130945183 gene encoding ABC transporter B family member 2-like isoform X2: MSEQEESFSGASAIDEAANEEIKKEAGKSRKEQRVPLHKLFSFADFYDCVLMAIGSIGACVHGASVPVFFIFFGKMINVAGLAYLYPKETAHRVAKYSLDFVYLSIVILFASWTDASTGDVISAITSDIIVVQDALSEKVGNLMHYISRFAAGFAIGFVKVWQISLVTLGIVPLIALAGGAYAYVTFGLVARVRKAYVKAGGIAQEVIANVRTVQAFSGEERAVRSYRAALINTYRNGYKAGLAKGLGLGSMHCVLFLSWALLVWFTSIVVHKNIANGGVSFTTMLNVVISSLSLGQAAPDISAFVRARAAAYPIFEMIERDTVNKTSSKFGQRLSKLEGNIQFKDVCFSYPSRPDVSIFNNLCLEIPSGKIVALVGGSGSGKSTIISLIERFYEPLSGQILLDGHDIRGLDLRWLRQQIGLVNQEPALFATSIKDNILYGKDDATLAEINHAVTLSDAQTFINNLPDGLDTKVGERGIQLSGGQKQRIAISRAIVKNPSILLLDEATSALDAESEKSVQEALDRVMVGRTTVIVAHRLSTIKNADIIAVVQQGKIVETGNHEELISNPNGVYASLVEIQESASLQHHPRVDSSMGQTSSVSRTTSFGGSFHSDKESVGYFGSNEAESSIRNNASHVSIRRLYSMVGPDWYYGVFGTLGAFIAGALMPLFALGITHALVAYYMDWNATRREIRKIAFLFCGAAILAVTAYTIEHLSFGIMGERLTLRVRETMFSAVLKNEIAWFDDTSNTSSMLSSRLEADATLLRTIVVDRSTILFQNVGLIVTSFIIAFILNWRVTLVVLATYPLIVSGHISEKLFMKGFGGNLSKAYLKANMLAGEAVSNMRTVAAFCCEEKVIHLYAQELVEPSKRSFKRGQIAGIFYGISQFFIFSSYGLALWYGSVLMQKELSSFKSVMKSFMVLIVTALAMGETLALAPDMLKGNQMAASVFEVMDRRTGIQGDVGEELHTVEGTIELKNIHFRYPSRPDVVVFNDFNMRVPSGKTVALVGHSGSGKSSVISLILRFYDPTSGRVMIDGKDIRNLNLKSVRKHIGFVQQEPVLFATSIYENILYGKEEASNSEVVEAAKLANAHNFISSLPEGYSTKVGERGAQLSGGQRQRIAIARAILKNPAILLLDEATSALDVESERVVQQALDKLMNNRTTIVVAHRLSTIRNAYQISVVDDGKIVEQGTHSSLIQNKSGAYYKLVSLQQQHLHLHEQQN; this comes from the exons ATGTCAGAGCAGGAGGAATCGTTCTCTGGTGCCTCGGCAATTGATGAGGCAGCAAATGAAGAGATAAAGAAGGAAGCAGGAAAGAGTAGAAAGGAACAGAGGGTTCCTTTACACAAGCTCTTCTCGTTTGCTGACTTCTATGATTGTGTCTTGATGGCTATTGGATCCATTGGGGCATGTGTTCATGGTGCCTCTGTGCCTgtcttctttattttctttggaAAGATGATCAATGTGGCTGGCTTAGCTTACCTTTATCCCAAAGAAACTGCCCATCGAGTTGCCAAG TACTCATTGGATTTTGTGTATCTAAGTATAGTAATACTGTTTGCGTCTTGGACAG ATGCATCAACCGGAGATGTTATATCTGCGATTACAAGTGACATTATTGTTGTCCAAGATGCACTATCCGAGAAGGTAGGAAATTTGATGCATTACATAAGCAGATTTGCAGCGGGGTTTGCCATTGGATTTGTGAAAGTGTGGCAGATCAGTTTAGTGACACTTGGAATTGTACCCTTAATTGCACTTGCTGGAGGTGCTTATGCATATGTCACATTTGGGCTAGTTGCCAGAGTTCGCAAAGCCTATGTAAAGGCTGGTGGGATCGCTCAAGAGGTGATAGCCAATGTGAGAACAGTACAAGCATTTTCAGGAGAAGAAAGGGCAGTGAGATCATACAGAGCGGCTCTCATCAACACCTATAGAAATGGCTATAAAGCAGGTTTGGCAAAGGGTCTGGGACTAGGCTCCATGCATTGCGTCCTTTTCCTCTCCTGGGCTCTGCTTGTTTGGTTCACTAGCATCGTTGTTCACAAGAATATTGCCAATGGTGGCGTCTCTTTCACTACGATGCTCAACGTTGTTATCTCTAGCCT ATCACTTGGGCAGGCAGCACCAGATATTTCTGCATTTGTCCGAGCAAGGGCAGCTGCTTATCCCATCTTTGAGATGATAGAAAGAGACACAGTGAACAAGACCAGCTCCAAGTTTGGTCAAAGATTGAGCAAATTGGAGGGTAACATCCAATTTAAGGATGTATGTTTCAGTTATCCTTCTCGTCCTGATGTTTCCATCTTCAACAACCTCTGTCTTGAGATTCCTTCTGGCAAAATTGTAGCCCTTGTGGGAGGAAGTGGCTCCGGAAAGAGCACTATAATATCGTTGATTGAGCGCTTCTATGAACCACTTTCTGGTCAAATACTACTAGACGGGCACGATATTAGGGGACTTGATCTCAGATGGCTTAGACAGCAAATTGGGCTAGTTAATCAAGAACCTGCACTCTTTGCTACAAGCATCAAGGACAACATACTGTATGGAAAAGATGATGCAACGCTTGCTGAAATAAATCATGCGGTGACGCTATCGGATGCTCAGACTTTCATTAACAATCTTCCGGATGGATTAGATACAAAG GTTGGTGAAAGAGGGATTCAACTATCAGGTGGACAGAAGCAAAGGATTGCAATATCTCGAGCTATTGTCAAGAATCCGTCAATACTTTTATTAGATGAAGCAACGAGCGCTCTGGATGCGGAGTCAGAGAAGAGTGTACAGGAGGCACTTGATCGAGTGATGGTTGGTAGAACAACCGTGATAGTGGCACATAGGCTTTCTACCATTAAGAATGCAGATATTATCGCGGTTGTTCAGCAAGGAAAGATTGTGGAAACTGGCAACCACGAGGAGCTTATTTCTAACCCAAATGGAGTATATGCATCTCTTGTTGAAATCCAGGAGTCGGCCTCTTTGCAACACCACCCTCGTGTGGATTCTAGCATGGGACAAACATCCAG CGTTTCCCGTACAACAAGCTTTGGTGGTAGTTTTCATTCGGATAAAGAATCTGTTGGCTATTTTGGTTCTAATGAAGCAGAAAGTAGTATTAGAAACAACGCAAGCCATGTCTCGATAAGGAGACTATATTCCATGGTTGGTCCTGACTGGTATTATGGAGTTTTTGGAACCTTGGGTGCTTTTATTGCTGGTGCCCTGATGCCACTTTTTGCTCTCGGAATAACTCATGCACTTGTAGCATACTACATGGACTGGAATGCAACGCGTCGTGAAATTAGGAAAATAGCTTTCCTCTTCTGCGGGGCAGCAATTTTAGCCGTTACTGCTTATACCATCGAACATCTGTCTTTCGGAATCATGGGCGAGCGGCTTACCCTTCGTGTCAGAGAAACAATGTTTTCTG CTGTTTTGAAAAATGAAATTGCCTGGTTTGATGATACTAGCAACACAAGTTCTATGCTTTCATCACGTTTAGAGGCTGATGCGACTTTATTAAGAACTATTGTTGTTGATCGATCTACAATTCTCTTTCAGAATGTTGGTCTGATTGTTACTTCATTTATTATTGCCTTCATTTTGAACTGGAGGGTTACGCTTGTTGTCTTGGCTACATATCCTTTGATCGTCAGTGGTCACATCAGTGAG AAACTTTTTATGAAAGGCTTTGGTGGAAACCTGAGCAAAGCATATCTAAAAGCCAACATGTTGGCGGGGGAGGCTGTGAGTAATATGCGTACTGttgcagcattttgttgtgaaGAAAAAGTCATCCACCTTTATGCTCAAGAGCTTGTTGAACCATCCAAGCGTTCATTCAAACGAGGCCAAATTGCTGGCATATTCTATGGCATATCCcagttctttattttctcttcttatGGCCTTGCCTTATG GTACGGATCAGTTTTGATGCAGAAGGAGCTTTCTAGCTTTAAATCAGTTATGAAGTCGTTCATGGTTTTGATCGTAACCGCACTGGCCATGGGGGAGACTTTGGCATTGGCACCAGACATGCTAAAAGGAAATCAAATGGCTGCATCAGTTTTTGAAGTGATGGATAGAAGGACAGGAATACAGGGAGATGTGGGAGAAGAGTTGCATACAGTGGAAGGAACAATTGAGCTAAAAAATATCCATTTCCGATACCCTTCAAGGCCAGATGTGGTTGTTTTTAATGATTTCAACATGAGAGTTCCTTCAGGGAAGACTGTTGCCTTGGTGGGGCACAGTGGTTCCGGGAAAAGCTCCGTCATCTCTCTTATACTCAGATTTTATGATCCAACATCTGGAAGGGTGATGATTGATG GAAAAGACATAAGGaatcttaatttaaaatctGTTAGGAAACACATTGGTTTTGTGCAACAAGAACCGGTTCTTTTTGCAACATCGATTTATGAGAATATTCTTTATGGAAAGGAAGAAGCGTCCAATTCAGAAGTAGTTGAAGCAGCTAAGCTTGCAAATGCTCATAACTTCATAAGTAGTCTTCCTGAGGGATACTCCACCAAAGTAGGGGAAAGAGGAGCTCAACTATCTGGTGGTCAGAGACAAAGGATAGCTATTGCGAGGGCCATATTGAAGAATCCTGCAATCTTGTTGCTGGATGAAGCCACCAGCGCACTAGATGTGGAGTCAGAACGTGTAGTACAACAAGCTCTAGACAAATTGATGAACAACAGAACAACAATTGTGGTGGCTCATAGGCTATCCACAATAAGAAATGCATATCAAATCTCTGTTGTCGACGATGGAAAAATAGTTGAGCAAGGGACTCATTCGAGTCTGATACAGAACAAGAGTGGAGCATATTATAAATTAGTTAGCCTTCAACAACAACATCTACATTTACATGAGCAACAAAATTAG
- the LOC130945183 gene encoding ABC transporter B family member 2-like isoform X1 gives MSEQEESFSGASAIDEAANEEIKKEAGKSRKEQRVPLHKLFSFADFYDCVLMAIGSIGACVHGASVPVFFIFFGKMINVAGLAYLYPKETAHRVAKYSLDFVYLSIVILFASWTEVACWMHTGERQAAKMRMAYLRSMLNQDITLFDTDASTGDVISAITSDIIVVQDALSEKVGNLMHYISRFAAGFAIGFVKVWQISLVTLGIVPLIALAGGAYAYVTFGLVARVRKAYVKAGGIAQEVIANVRTVQAFSGEERAVRSYRAALINTYRNGYKAGLAKGLGLGSMHCVLFLSWALLVWFTSIVVHKNIANGGVSFTTMLNVVISSLSLGQAAPDISAFVRARAAAYPIFEMIERDTVNKTSSKFGQRLSKLEGNIQFKDVCFSYPSRPDVSIFNNLCLEIPSGKIVALVGGSGSGKSTIISLIERFYEPLSGQILLDGHDIRGLDLRWLRQQIGLVNQEPALFATSIKDNILYGKDDATLAEINHAVTLSDAQTFINNLPDGLDTKVGERGIQLSGGQKQRIAISRAIVKNPSILLLDEATSALDAESEKSVQEALDRVMVGRTTVIVAHRLSTIKNADIIAVVQQGKIVETGNHEELISNPNGVYASLVEIQESASLQHHPRVDSSMGQTSSVSRTTSFGGSFHSDKESVGYFGSNEAESSIRNNASHVSIRRLYSMVGPDWYYGVFGTLGAFIAGALMPLFALGITHALVAYYMDWNATRREIRKIAFLFCGAAILAVTAYTIEHLSFGIMGERLTLRVRETMFSAVLKNEIAWFDDTSNTSSMLSSRLEADATLLRTIVVDRSTILFQNVGLIVTSFIIAFILNWRVTLVVLATYPLIVSGHISEKLFMKGFGGNLSKAYLKANMLAGEAVSNMRTVAAFCCEEKVIHLYAQELVEPSKRSFKRGQIAGIFYGISQFFIFSSYGLALWYGSVLMQKELSSFKSVMKSFMVLIVTALAMGETLALAPDMLKGNQMAASVFEVMDRRTGIQGDVGEELHTVEGTIELKNIHFRYPSRPDVVVFNDFNMRVPSGKTVALVGHSGSGKSSVISLILRFYDPTSGRVMIDGKDIRNLNLKSVRKHIGFVQQEPVLFATSIYENILYGKEEASNSEVVEAAKLANAHNFISSLPEGYSTKVGERGAQLSGGQRQRIAIARAILKNPAILLLDEATSALDVESERVVQQALDKLMNNRTTIVVAHRLSTIRNAYQISVVDDGKIVEQGTHSSLIQNKSGAYYKLVSLQQQHLHLHEQQN, from the exons ATGTCAGAGCAGGAGGAATCGTTCTCTGGTGCCTCGGCAATTGATGAGGCAGCAAATGAAGAGATAAAGAAGGAAGCAGGAAAGAGTAGAAAGGAACAGAGGGTTCCTTTACACAAGCTCTTCTCGTTTGCTGACTTCTATGATTGTGTCTTGATGGCTATTGGATCCATTGGGGCATGTGTTCATGGTGCCTCTGTGCCTgtcttctttattttctttggaAAGATGATCAATGTGGCTGGCTTAGCTTACCTTTATCCCAAAGAAACTGCCCATCGAGTTGCCAAG TACTCATTGGATTTTGTGTATCTAAGTATAGTAATACTGTTTGCGTCTTGGACAG AGGTTGCTTGTTGGATGCACACCGGCGAACGTCAGGCAGCCAAGATGAGGATGGCTTATTTAAGATCAATGCTGAATCAAGATATTACTTTATTTGATACAGATGCATCAACCGGAGATGTTATATCTGCGATTACAAGTGACATTATTGTTGTCCAAGATGCACTATCCGAGAAGGTAGGAAATTTGATGCATTACATAAGCAGATTTGCAGCGGGGTTTGCCATTGGATTTGTGAAAGTGTGGCAGATCAGTTTAGTGACACTTGGAATTGTACCCTTAATTGCACTTGCTGGAGGTGCTTATGCATATGTCACATTTGGGCTAGTTGCCAGAGTTCGCAAAGCCTATGTAAAGGCTGGTGGGATCGCTCAAGAGGTGATAGCCAATGTGAGAACAGTACAAGCATTTTCAGGAGAAGAAAGGGCAGTGAGATCATACAGAGCGGCTCTCATCAACACCTATAGAAATGGCTATAAAGCAGGTTTGGCAAAGGGTCTGGGACTAGGCTCCATGCATTGCGTCCTTTTCCTCTCCTGGGCTCTGCTTGTTTGGTTCACTAGCATCGTTGTTCACAAGAATATTGCCAATGGTGGCGTCTCTTTCACTACGATGCTCAACGTTGTTATCTCTAGCCT ATCACTTGGGCAGGCAGCACCAGATATTTCTGCATTTGTCCGAGCAAGGGCAGCTGCTTATCCCATCTTTGAGATGATAGAAAGAGACACAGTGAACAAGACCAGCTCCAAGTTTGGTCAAAGATTGAGCAAATTGGAGGGTAACATCCAATTTAAGGATGTATGTTTCAGTTATCCTTCTCGTCCTGATGTTTCCATCTTCAACAACCTCTGTCTTGAGATTCCTTCTGGCAAAATTGTAGCCCTTGTGGGAGGAAGTGGCTCCGGAAAGAGCACTATAATATCGTTGATTGAGCGCTTCTATGAACCACTTTCTGGTCAAATACTACTAGACGGGCACGATATTAGGGGACTTGATCTCAGATGGCTTAGACAGCAAATTGGGCTAGTTAATCAAGAACCTGCACTCTTTGCTACAAGCATCAAGGACAACATACTGTATGGAAAAGATGATGCAACGCTTGCTGAAATAAATCATGCGGTGACGCTATCGGATGCTCAGACTTTCATTAACAATCTTCCGGATGGATTAGATACAAAG GTTGGTGAAAGAGGGATTCAACTATCAGGTGGACAGAAGCAAAGGATTGCAATATCTCGAGCTATTGTCAAGAATCCGTCAATACTTTTATTAGATGAAGCAACGAGCGCTCTGGATGCGGAGTCAGAGAAGAGTGTACAGGAGGCACTTGATCGAGTGATGGTTGGTAGAACAACCGTGATAGTGGCACATAGGCTTTCTACCATTAAGAATGCAGATATTATCGCGGTTGTTCAGCAAGGAAAGATTGTGGAAACTGGCAACCACGAGGAGCTTATTTCTAACCCAAATGGAGTATATGCATCTCTTGTTGAAATCCAGGAGTCGGCCTCTTTGCAACACCACCCTCGTGTGGATTCTAGCATGGGACAAACATCCAG CGTTTCCCGTACAACAAGCTTTGGTGGTAGTTTTCATTCGGATAAAGAATCTGTTGGCTATTTTGGTTCTAATGAAGCAGAAAGTAGTATTAGAAACAACGCAAGCCATGTCTCGATAAGGAGACTATATTCCATGGTTGGTCCTGACTGGTATTATGGAGTTTTTGGAACCTTGGGTGCTTTTATTGCTGGTGCCCTGATGCCACTTTTTGCTCTCGGAATAACTCATGCACTTGTAGCATACTACATGGACTGGAATGCAACGCGTCGTGAAATTAGGAAAATAGCTTTCCTCTTCTGCGGGGCAGCAATTTTAGCCGTTACTGCTTATACCATCGAACATCTGTCTTTCGGAATCATGGGCGAGCGGCTTACCCTTCGTGTCAGAGAAACAATGTTTTCTG CTGTTTTGAAAAATGAAATTGCCTGGTTTGATGATACTAGCAACACAAGTTCTATGCTTTCATCACGTTTAGAGGCTGATGCGACTTTATTAAGAACTATTGTTGTTGATCGATCTACAATTCTCTTTCAGAATGTTGGTCTGATTGTTACTTCATTTATTATTGCCTTCATTTTGAACTGGAGGGTTACGCTTGTTGTCTTGGCTACATATCCTTTGATCGTCAGTGGTCACATCAGTGAG AAACTTTTTATGAAAGGCTTTGGTGGAAACCTGAGCAAAGCATATCTAAAAGCCAACATGTTGGCGGGGGAGGCTGTGAGTAATATGCGTACTGttgcagcattttgttgtgaaGAAAAAGTCATCCACCTTTATGCTCAAGAGCTTGTTGAACCATCCAAGCGTTCATTCAAACGAGGCCAAATTGCTGGCATATTCTATGGCATATCCcagttctttattttctcttcttatGGCCTTGCCTTATG GTACGGATCAGTTTTGATGCAGAAGGAGCTTTCTAGCTTTAAATCAGTTATGAAGTCGTTCATGGTTTTGATCGTAACCGCACTGGCCATGGGGGAGACTTTGGCATTGGCACCAGACATGCTAAAAGGAAATCAAATGGCTGCATCAGTTTTTGAAGTGATGGATAGAAGGACAGGAATACAGGGAGATGTGGGAGAAGAGTTGCATACAGTGGAAGGAACAATTGAGCTAAAAAATATCCATTTCCGATACCCTTCAAGGCCAGATGTGGTTGTTTTTAATGATTTCAACATGAGAGTTCCTTCAGGGAAGACTGTTGCCTTGGTGGGGCACAGTGGTTCCGGGAAAAGCTCCGTCATCTCTCTTATACTCAGATTTTATGATCCAACATCTGGAAGGGTGATGATTGATG GAAAAGACATAAGGaatcttaatttaaaatctGTTAGGAAACACATTGGTTTTGTGCAACAAGAACCGGTTCTTTTTGCAACATCGATTTATGAGAATATTCTTTATGGAAAGGAAGAAGCGTCCAATTCAGAAGTAGTTGAAGCAGCTAAGCTTGCAAATGCTCATAACTTCATAAGTAGTCTTCCTGAGGGATACTCCACCAAAGTAGGGGAAAGAGGAGCTCAACTATCTGGTGGTCAGAGACAAAGGATAGCTATTGCGAGGGCCATATTGAAGAATCCTGCAATCTTGTTGCTGGATGAAGCCACCAGCGCACTAGATGTGGAGTCAGAACGTGTAGTACAACAAGCTCTAGACAAATTGATGAACAACAGAACAACAATTGTGGTGGCTCATAGGCTATCCACAATAAGAAATGCATATCAAATCTCTGTTGTCGACGATGGAAAAATAGTTGAGCAAGGGACTCATTCGAGTCTGATACAGAACAAGAGTGGAGCATATTATAAATTAGTTAGCCTTCAACAACAACATCTACATTTACATGAGCAACAAAATTAG